The DNA region TGCGCGCCGCGGTCGGATAGCGCGGAGCGCCGAGCTCGTTCGAGATCGTGACGACGGCGGGGCCGCGGACCTCGACGGTCTGGTCTCCGTCTGGCGTGACTCGCACGATTCGCGCCGTGGGCGGGTCGGAGTCGCGGTCGAGCTCGATCGAGCGCGCGACCGTCACGACCGGCATTCCGAGCGCCTCGCCGATCAGCGCGGGCACGACGCCCTGGTCGTCGTCGGAGGCCTGGCGCCCGCAGAGCACCAGATCCGCGCCGCCGATGCTCCGCACGTACGCGGCCAGGATCCGCGCGATCACGTGGCCGTCCGGGTCGGGCGCGTCGAGGGCGATCTCGGCCACCTCGTCTGCGCCGAGCGCCGAGGCGTGGCGCAGCAGGTTCGAGAGCTCGCGTCCGACCGACACGACGTGGATCGCGGCCGGAGCTCCGGCATCGCGAATCCGCAGCGCGGCCTCGATCGCCTGCTCGTCGTAGCCGTTGATCAGCCGGGGGATCGCCGTCTGCGTGAGCGTGCGGCCGTCGGCGCCGATCGCGAGCCGGCCGGCGAGCGCGTAGCTGTTCACCGCGTCGGGGTCGAGCACCTCCTTCGCGCAGACGACCAGCTTCATGAGAGGAACAGACTCCCCGACTCACACCATACGGCGTCGCCGGGGTAGCCCTCGGGCTTGCGCTCGAGCTCGGCGAGCAGGTACCAGCGCCAGGGGGGATCTCCGTGATCCACGTAATCGCCGGTCAGGGTTCCCGCGAACTCCTCGCGACCGGCGAAGCGGGTTCCCGGCACGCCGCCTCCGCCGTCGCACTCGGCGCGACGCCCGGCCCGGCTCGCGTCGAAGCCCGGCCGCGACGCGTGCCGGCTCGAAGCCGCGGGATCGGGATCGCTCACGCGTCGTCTCCGACGCGTTCCTCGAAGGCCCCGAGCGCCTCTTCCACCATGTCGAAGACGATCTGACGCGCGGGCTTCATGCTCGTGACGAAGCCGACGCCCTGGCCCGCGGCCTCGTACATCAGGTCCTCGCGGCGGTGGTCGTTCGCCGCCTGCGTGTAGCGCGCGCTGAGA from Deltaproteobacteria bacterium includes:
- a CDS encoding electron transfer flavoprotein subunit beta/FixA family protein, which produces MKLVVCAKEVLDPDAVNSYALAGRLAIGADGRTLTQTAIPRLINGYDEQAIEAALRIRDAGAPAAIHVVSVGRELSNLLRHASALGADEVAEIALDAPDPDGHVIARILAAYVRSIGGADLVLCGRQASDDDQGVVPALIGEALGMPVVTVARSIELDRDSDPPTARIVRVTPDGDQTVEVRGPAVVTISNELGAPRYPTAARKLAARRVKPRVLTPAELGLAEADLVPALTLIRRFVPELQGKCEFIEGASPAALADRG